One Lutzomyia longipalpis isolate SR_M1_2022 chromosome 4, ASM2433408v1 DNA segment encodes these proteins:
- the LOC129796152 gene encoding uncharacterized protein LOC129796152: MKVIFAVFCAIFLTQSSAWGKNIFNDPNEQWACVEEIFRELEVDLERLGEMAGDFVATVTRLMDSRQRCFDILSDPPTALEQRLHEACMIAWRATVLYEVVRMRNIAQGSDAQEIFEQLQRDIFECLDADEDEVINPPARNDFSFKNNV, translated from the exons ATGAAAGTgatttttgctgttttttgtGCAATCTTCCTCACGCAG AGCTCTGCTTGggggaagaatatttttaacgatCCAAATGAACAATGGGCCTGCGTTGAGGAAATATTCCGGGAATTGGAGGTGGATCTTGAGAGACTCGGTGAAATGGCTGGAGATTTCGTGGCCACTGTTACGAGATTGATGGACTCCAGACAGAGATGCTTTGACATTCTCAGTGATCCACCAACTGCTCTCGAACAGCGCCTGCATGA AGCTTGCATGATTGCGTGGAGGGCAACAGTTCTGTATGAAGTTGTACGAATGCGCAATATTGCCCAAGGAAGTGACGCTCAAGAGATCTTTGAGCAATTGCAGAGGGATATTTTTGAATGCCTGGATGCTGATGAGGATGAAGTTATCAATCCCCCAGCACGCAATGATTTCTCATTCAAGAATAATGTGtaa
- the LOC129796263 gene encoding protein LTO1 homolog: protein MEDHQDINKVFVDIALSEDRAANVGYTEGLHKGFHSGNAEAYHLGYHKGAECGAELGFYSGIAEATILLSREAKVCAAIEALKDGIANLSKVNQPDDANDDDMAIVRGKFHRLCSLLGIKNPFESDNKLAF from the coding sequence ATGGAAGACCATCAGGATATAAATAAAGTGTTTGTGGATATAGCCCTAAGTGAGGATCGTGCTGCGAATGTTGGCTACACAGAAGGATTGCACAAAGGATTCCATTCCGGGAATGCTGAAGCATACCATTTGGGCTACCACAAAGGAGCAGAGTGTGGAGCAGAGCTTGGCTTCTATTCAGGCATTGCAGAAGCAACAATCCTGCTCAGCAGAGAAGCAAAGGTTTGTGCGGCTATTGAGGCTCTAAAAGATGGAATTGCCAACTTATCAAAAGTCAATCAACCTGATGACGCCAATGATGATGACATGGCGATAGttcgtggaaaattccatAGACTTTGTTCGCTTTTGGGCATAAAGAATCCCTTTGAAAGTGACAACAAGCTTGCATTTTAA
- the LOC129796222 gene encoding N-terminal Xaa-Pro-Lys N-methyltransferase 1 → MDLPTRDKSKNLVENSVCFSEDPTLTSIVNEVTASQLTKLNLNTSHHDNEEFYEKAKKYWETVSPTIDGILGGFAEVSPRDIQSSAQLLTAIFRLKPRPGRSRALDCGAGIGRVTKHLLMRFFEKVDLVEQCPQFAAQIPEYVGDTKHLGEIYTQGLQDFTPEAGKYDVIWTQWVLGHLTDDDLVAFWRRCISGLAKGGVIVMKENTSSSNEVEVDNEDSSVTRPLKLIRQLLRHAGLREIRIQKQENMPRGLFPIYMIVMRASR, encoded by the coding sequence ATGGATCTTCCGACTCGggataaaagtaaaaatttagtGGAAAACTCAGTGTGTTTTTCGGAAGATCCCACCCTCACGAGTATTGTGAATGAAGTCACAGCATCCCAGCTGACCAAATTGAATCTCAACACTTCCCACCACGACAATGAGGAGTTCTATgaaaaagccaaaaagtaCTGGGAGACAGTTTCACCCACCATCGATGGGATTCTCGGGGGCTTTGCTGAGGTCTCCCCGCGTGACATTCAATCATCTGCCCAACTACTCACTGCCATCTTTCGCCTGAAACCCCGCCCGGGGCGTAGTCGTGCCCTTGACTGTGGTGCCGGCATTGGGAGGGTGACAAAACACCTCCTAATGCGCTTCTTTGAAAAAGTTGATCTTGTGGAGCAATGCCCGCAATTTGCAGCACAAATCCCAGAGTATGTGGGTGACACGAAGCACCTGGGCGAGATCTATACACAGGGATTGCAGGACTTTACCCCAGAAGCAGGGAAGTACGATGTAATTTGGACACAGTGGGTTTTGGGGCATCTCACGGATGATGATCTTGTGGCATTTTGGCGTCGATGTATCAGTGGTCTGGCCAAGGGGGGTGTTATTGTCATGAAGGAGAATACCTCGTCTTCCAATGAGGTGGAAGTTGACAATGAGGATTCCTCCGTGACACGACCACTAAAGCTCATCCGGCAGCTACTGCGTCACGCTGGTCTCCGGGAGATTCGTATTCAGAAGCAGGAGAACATGCCTAGGGGTCTCTTTCCCATCTACATGATTGTCATGCGAGCTTCCCGTTAG
- the LOC129796169 gene encoding zinc finger protein 2-like, with protein sequence MYHGKECGYCAEKDAEIAKLKAELAQTTLELNHFRSFLGQQVTFSHGKNDAIIEFIDVPVQNAEPEPVPVKSRSMSPALGNVGAPREVTPMPEEMNYAPKPGEIAFGHVDGLDVAQAEILEIMCGICRDIFSDPESFNAHFVNHTTTEAPPSTDGDIIRASLSDFSCPNCQQRFDLASSLKEHMQMCKVSPAPRAECLICGDTFGDRLSFKEHLQKHPGIKIYECELCSKAFGDTASYNRHIVELHADRASTICDICGKNVSLQAFAAHRKQHTSNDEWKCKVCPKIFPSVHEYNQHMKVSHMNGDKSPTGTPAECPVCKKQFSGQSQLTKHMQIHSNDKKFQCDLCGKNFALNGYLKKHLKKVHGAVTA encoded by the exons ATGTATCATGGTAAGGAGTGCGGTTACTGTGCGGAGAAGGATGCCGAAATAGCAAAGCTCAAAGCGGAGTTGGCACAAACAACGCTCGAGCTGAATCACTTCCGATCATTCCTGGGGCAGCAAGTTACGTTCAGCCATGGCAAAAATGATGCCATCATTGAGTTCATTGATGTTCCTGTCCAGAATGCGGAGCCCGAGCCCGTCCCCGTGAAATCCAG GAGTATGTCACCGGCTCTTGGGAATGTTGGTGCTCCCCGGGAGGTGACCCCAATGCCCGAGGAGATGAATTATGCCCCAAAACCGGGTGAAATTGCTTTTGGGCATGTTGATGGCCTAGATGTGGCACAAGCAGAAATCTTGGAGATTATGTGTGGCATCTGTCGGGACATCTTTTCCGATCCCGAATCCTTCAATGCACATTTTGTCAATCACACCACCACCGAGGCACCCCCAAGTACAGATGGGGACATAATAAGGGCATCACTTAGTGACTTCTCATGCCCAAATTGTCAGCAACGCTTTGATCTGGCATCGAGTCTCAAGGAGCACATGCAGATGTGCAAAGTTTCGCCGGCACCACGAGCTGAATGCCTCATCTGTGGTGACACCTTCGGCGATAGGTTGTCCTTCAAGGAGCACCTACAGAAGCATCCGGGAATTAAGATCTACGAATGTGAGTTGTGCTCCAAGGCATTCGGGGACACAGCTTCGTACAATAGACACATTGTGGAACTCCATGCCGATAGGGCGTCCACAATATGTGACATTTGTGGGAAGAATGTGAGTTTGCAGGCATTTGCGGCACATCGGAAGCAACACACATCGAATGACGAGTGGAAGTGCAAGGTGTGCCCGAAAATCTTCCCATCGGTGCATGAGTACAATCAGCACATGAAGGTGAGCCACATGAATGGGGATAAATCCCCAACGGGCACCCCAGCAGAGTGCCCTGTGTGTAAGAAGCAATTCTCGGGGCAGAGTCAACTGACCAAGCACATGCAGATCCACTCGAACGACAAGAAGTTCCAGTGTGATCTCTGTGGGAAGAATTTTGCCCTCAATGGCTACTTAAAGAAGCACCTAAAGAAGGTGCATGGCGCCGTTACGGCTTAG
- the LOC129796147 gene encoding aminomethyltransferase, mitochondrial: MLGQLIRNTLGCCYGNFVVFSASLAVQWHQHGANFHKKNPKEFSHCGCVSHPPVMSASKILRSLGRRNFLSRGFASNVAGEKTSLYDFHVANQGKIVNFGGFLLPVQYGDFGIAASHKHTRSKASIFDVSHMLQTYVRGSAAIDCLESISTADIGGLPDGSSTLTVFTNDRAGILDDLIITRLSESLLYIVSNAGCRQQDMDIMSEAAERFRRRGKNVDLEFLMPSDRALLAVQGPDAVRCLQEICDTDLRYLHFMTSTRADVAGIENCRVTRCGYTGEDGVEISIPADRAVHIAEALLASKLSTVKMAGLGARDSLRLEAGLCLYGSDIDQETTPIEANLAWLVAKRRRTEGGFPGARIIVDQLKNGCSRRRVGIRSMGGPPARHGVEIFTEDGKVAIGSITSGCPSPSAGGNVAMGYVAEASKANGTKLQLKIRDKLFPAEVAKMPFVKSNYYTKPKS, translated from the exons ATGTTGGGGCAACTGATAAGGAATACTCTCGGATGCTGCTATgggaattttgttgttttcagTGCCTCTCTGGCCGTTCAGTGGCACCAACACGGAGCtaattttcacaagaaaaatcccaaagagTTTTCCCACTGTGGGTGTGTCTCCCATCCTCCCGTAATGAGTGCGTCAAAAATTCTGAGATCACTTGGAAGGAGGAATTTCCTTTCACGTGGATTTGCGTCGAATGTTGCGGGTGAAAAGACCTCCCTGTATGATTTTCATGTGGCAAATCAGGGGAAAATCGTGAACTTTGGGGGCTTCTTACTGCCCGTTCAGTACGGAGACTTTGGCATTGCTGCATCGCACAAACACACAAGGAGTAAGGCATCCATCTTCGATGTCTCCCACATGCTTCAAACCTACGTGAGAG GAAGCGCTGCAATTGATTGTTTGGAATCAATTAGTACAGCAGACATTGGTGGTCTTCCCGATGGTTCCTCCACATTGACTGTTTTCACAAATGATCGGGCTGGGATCCTCGATGATCTCATCATTACACGCCTCTCAGAGTCCCTTCTCTACATCGTCTCCAATGCTGGTTGTCGCCAGCAGGATATGGATATTATGTCCGAAGCAGCTGAGCGGTTCCGGCGTCGTGGGAAGAATGTCGATTTGGAATTCCTCATGCCCAGCGATCGTGCCTTGCTAGCTGTTCAGGGTCCCGATGCTGTACGCTGCCTCCAGGAGATTTGTGATACAGATCTGCGGTATTTGCACTTTATGACATCCACACGTGCCGATGTGGCGGGCATTGAGAATTGCCGGGTCACCCGTTGTGGCTACACGGGAGAGGATGGCGTGGAGATCTCCATTCCGGCTGATCGTGCGGTGCACATTGCAGAAGCCCTCCTGGCGAGTAAGTTGAGTACAGTGAAAATGGCTGGACTTGGTGCGCGTGATTCGTTGCGTCTCGAAGCTGGACTCTGTCTCTACGGGAGTGATATTGATCAGGAAACAACGCCTATTGAGGCCAATCTTGCATGGCTTGTTG cAAAAAGACGAAGGACCGAAGGAGGTTTTCCAGGTGCCAGGATAATTGTGGATCAGCTGAAGAATGGATGTTCACGACGTCGTGTGGGGATTCGCTCAATGGGTGGTCCCCCGGCGAGGCATGGTGTGGAGATCTTCACGGAAGATGGGAAGGTTGCAATTGGTAGTATAACAAGTGGATGTCCAAGCCCAAGTGCTGGTGGCAACGTTGCAATGGGCTATGTTGCAGAGGCTAGCAAAGCAAATGGCACAAAGTTGCAGCTGAAGATCAGAGACAAGCTCTTTCCAGCTGAGGTGGCAAAGATGCCCTTTGTCAAGTCAAATTACTACACAAAACCTAAATCTTAA